A genomic region of Micromonospora sp. NBC_01796 contains the following coding sequences:
- the fabD gene encoding ACP S-malonyltransferase has protein sequence MSARPKSAWVFPGQGAQRKGMGGDLFERFPDECAAADRIIGVPVARLCREDGRLGDTRYAQPALFVVNALSYLAARDDEPPDFLAGHSLGEYTALWAAGCLDFEAALRLVCRRGEIMARAAGGGMVAVVGERLDRLPEVLAEAGVDDVDMANDNADGQVVLSGPRESLAAASRAVAAAGLGRCVPLKVAAAFHSRYMRAASDEFADVLAGVRFAPPRVPVISNVTARPHDPALLVELLAVQLRRPVRWRETMAYLVDRGVRTVRELGPGRVLTELFRPVLAAAPAVAGAGASEPELPGCPQFRADYGVTSAYLAGSMYKGISSVDLVSRLGRSGLLGFFGAGGFDRDGVEAALRSLTTDPGPGRFGMNLLAMPDNPALESALAELYVRYDVRYVEAAGYHGVTAPLVRFRFAGAHLAADGTPVAVRHIVAKVSRPEVAAAFLRPPPDPMLAELVAVGALSAAEAAVAARLPVSGDLCAEADSAGHTDARSALTLVPDLALLRDAAMSGHGYHKRIRLGVAGGLGTPEAVAAAFVLGADFVLTGSINQATPEAGTSAAVKDLLVQVGIQDTAYAPAGDTFELGSRVQVMRRGTMFAARANQLLQLYQRYDNWADVPPTVRETVERTTFRRPFERVWQETERHYRATGRAVEVERADPRRRMALAFRWYFAHSTNAALRGDTAEQANFQVHTGPAMGAFNRYVHGTELADWRLRHVDVIAGVLMRGAAEILRRRCPTVTTSEQCNTPDAD, from the coding sequence GTGTCTGCCAGACCGAAATCCGCCTGGGTCTTCCCGGGGCAGGGGGCTCAGCGCAAGGGGATGGGCGGCGACCTGTTCGAACGCTTTCCCGACGAGTGCGCCGCCGCCGATCGGATCATCGGTGTCCCGGTGGCCCGACTGTGCCGCGAGGACGGTCGGCTCGGCGACACCCGGTACGCGCAGCCGGCCCTGTTCGTGGTCAACGCCCTGAGCTACCTGGCGGCACGCGACGACGAGCCGCCGGACTTCCTCGCCGGGCACAGCCTGGGGGAGTACACCGCGCTGTGGGCGGCCGGTTGCCTGGACTTCGAGGCGGCGCTGCGGCTGGTGTGCCGGCGCGGCGAGATCATGGCCCGGGCCGCGGGCGGTGGCATGGTCGCCGTGGTCGGCGAGCGCCTGGACCGACTGCCCGAGGTGCTCGCCGAGGCCGGCGTCGACGACGTGGACATGGCCAACGACAACGCCGACGGGCAGGTGGTGCTGTCCGGCCCCCGGGAGTCACTGGCCGCCGCGTCGCGTGCCGTGGCCGCCGCCGGCCTGGGCCGGTGCGTGCCCCTGAAGGTCGCCGCCGCGTTCCACTCGCGGTACATGCGCGCCGCCTCGGACGAGTTCGCGGACGTGCTCGCGGGTGTGCGGTTCGCGCCGCCCCGGGTGCCGGTGATCTCGAACGTGACCGCCCGGCCGCACGACCCGGCGCTGCTTGTCGAACTCCTCGCGGTGCAGTTGCGCCGCCCGGTGCGGTGGCGCGAGACCATGGCGTACCTCGTCGACCGAGGCGTGCGGACCGTGCGCGAGCTGGGCCCGGGGCGGGTGTTGACGGAGCTGTTCCGGCCCGTGCTCGCCGCGGCACCGGCCGTCGCGGGTGCCGGGGCGTCCGAGCCGGAGCTGCCGGGGTGCCCGCAGTTCCGGGCCGACTACGGAGTCACGTCGGCGTACCTCGCGGGTTCGATGTACAAGGGGATCAGCTCGGTCGACCTGGTGTCGCGTCTGGGCAGGTCGGGGCTGCTCGGCTTCTTCGGCGCCGGTGGCTTCGACCGGGACGGGGTCGAGGCGGCACTGCGGTCGCTGACGACCGACCCCGGCCCGGGACGCTTCGGAATGAACCTGCTCGCGATGCCCGACAATCCGGCGCTGGAGTCGGCGCTGGCCGAGCTGTACGTCCGGTACGACGTGCGGTACGTCGAGGCGGCCGGTTACCACGGCGTCACCGCGCCCCTGGTGCGGTTCCGCTTCGCCGGGGCGCACCTGGCCGCCGACGGCACCCCGGTCGCGGTGCGCCACATCGTGGCCAAGGTCTCCCGCCCCGAGGTCGCCGCGGCGTTCCTGCGCCCACCGCCGGATCCGATGCTGGCCGAGCTCGTGGCCGTGGGGGCGCTGTCGGCGGCGGAGGCGGCCGTCGCCGCACGGCTGCCGGTGAGCGGGGACCTGTGCGCGGAGGCCGACTCGGCCGGGCACACGGACGCCCGGTCGGCGCTCACCCTCGTGCCGGACCTCGCGCTCCTGCGGGACGCGGCCATGTCCGGGCACGGCTACCACAAGCGGATCCGGCTCGGCGTCGCCGGCGGACTGGGGACCCCGGAGGCGGTCGCCGCGGCGTTCGTGCTCGGCGCCGACTTCGTGCTCACCGGCTCGATCAACCAGGCCACCCCGGAGGCGGGCACCTCCGCGGCGGTCAAGGACCTGCTGGTGCAGGTCGGAATCCAGGACACCGCGTACGCCCCGGCCGGCGACACCTTCGAGCTCGGCTCCAGGGTGCAGGTGATGCGCCGTGGGACGATGTTCGCGGCCCGGGCCAACCAGCTCCTGCAGCTCTACCAGCGGTACGACAACTGGGCCGACGTGCCGCCCACCGTCCGCGAGACCGTCGAACGGACCACTTTCCGCCGACCGTTCGAGCGGGTGTGGCAGGAGACCGAGCGGCACTACCGCGCCACCGGCCGGGCCGTCGAGGTGGAACGGGCGGATCCACGGCGGCGCATGGCGCTGGCCTTCCGGTGGTACTTCGCGCACTCCACCAACGCCGCGTTACGCGGTGACACCGCCGAGCAGGCGAACTTCCAGGTCCACACGGGACCGGCGATGGGTGCCTTCAACCGGTACGTACACGGCACCGAGCTGGCCGATTGGCGGCTGCGCCACGTCGACGTTATCGCCGGGGTGCTGATGCGGGGAGCTGCGGAGATCCTTCGCCGCCGCTGCCCGACGGTGACCACTAGTGAGCAGTGCAACACGCCCGACGCTGATTAG
- a CDS encoding non-ribosomal peptide synthetase, with translation MDEQSAISARPDPVETVLGVLSDVLPPGTAVDADVPLQSLGLSSLAAALLLLEVGGALGTELPTDALRRCTNARELAALATGAAPAGGGLRPVVRPEPDLRHEPFPLTPLQEAYLLAKSTGQTGCHVYREFDVADLDPDRLRGAWARLVEHHEALRLVLTPDGRQRVTERAPAWTMPVHQDAAVVRQRLSHRCYTPTVDPLWTMEVTRNADGSGVLHLSVDAMITDGAGLELLVEQLWGLYDDPEYRLPDPAHGLRDLGMALARHRDAPGYRDGLEYWADRLRDLPPGPGLPASDGEPGTTRVPYTAALTGREWDTVTSLAGDLGVSPTALVLTVFAEALQRSAADPRCSLVLTTNSRLWLPADTASVVGPFTSTSVFVAEPTTGLPLAEAARSVHDRLRQDLEHGDVPGVAALRELRSRRLPLPADLPVIFTSLLDIGGGGADGRYAVSQTTGVTLDAQIAERDGELHVRWDVLEGAFRPGVVAGAFAWFVNTLRWLRPVGTDGARPLNDLQQAYFVARITGGTGPWTGCQVVHGFEVGRIDLPRLEAAWLGLLAAYEPLRTVVTHDGSLIVHDAVPDRWHIPVTDVAEQAEPQRDMVSRAYPLGRLPQGELRVGVDGAGSATVHVTVDLLVADGRSIHLMLRELMRRYAGPDATVPTAVPSRLPQAAPDPHAMRYWREHLADLPPGPSIGTTNGPRRRLTARVPGWSRIRRLARERGVALDAILLAALTEALGTHFPDDFAVPLVRWTPQSEPYRPGELTALSWLRRGEPGEPLLDLADRYDRHLTADAAADGASGLAELRRLVLRRMRDGGSGYPVVCTGLLELAGAPLPDGVTAGPWLTCTPDVALDCIAIDEGDDELRLFWDCTEGAIPDPALNRIFDAYRAALTGLAELSDVVYGWNDTAVEFPHEGPVQLAFEAHARARPEAVAVRWRGGTMTYAELNTAANRIAVRLRAAGVGAESVVGISVARGPMMVAAVYGVLKAGGAYLPVEPSIPPARAAAMLADAGATALVTTSDLALHASDLMPAGIAVVHADRIGTAAVPDPAPVTDDLATAYIIFTSGSTGRPKGVAVTHRAVHNLLHWARRTFHFGPDDVGLCVTSLGFDLSVFDLLGLLCFGASIYVADEEQQKDPALLLDVLLDEPVSFWNSAPTTLAHVVPLTAAHRGRPGTTDLRLVFLSGDYMPLALPDDLRACFTAADVINLGGATEATVWSNWFRVGAVDPGWRSIPYGRPIDNARYYVLDGDLRPCRIGAEGDLFIAGEVLSLGYRNRPDLTEDRFVPCPFGPPGDRMYRTGDRASFLPDGNITFLGRSDHQVKIRGFRVELGEIEHRLRSHPEVKDAVVVARDEGGERKVVAYVLAAGGTTPGVRELRAFAAQTLPDYMVPNHLAVLDQFPATPNGKLDRDRLPWPLTTAAPAASPGGQSIRQALTDLVGELLGEAVDPAADLWDQGATSFTMVQMSMRLQERFGTRVPVAVLLENPTVDGIAAHVSGVPVGTAPAASTPDPDPETVDVLSPTARAAFASARRELRDDGEAVPLPDEHPDVRQYRWRGTRRDFLDGTVPFAALASLLALLRPLPDGDRTRRLYPSAGDTYGVQVYVHVPADRVAGLPAGVYYYHPDEHTLRRIGDGDGLDRSAHFVYNRPIYDRAAFELFLVGQEKAIRPLYGEDTERYLALEAGYLGQLLMSAQAARGLGLCPVGGVATAPVRAALRLDQGHVFQQAFLCGPATHEAPTGRARTPYPEEPDGIAVVGLAGRYPGADDVAALWRNLDAGHCAIAAPPPGRGAGPPGGYLRDVETFDSMVFGIAPAEAATLDPQVRLLLEVVWECLEDAGHTAGSLGRVGVFVGVMWHDHRLVGTDRWREGGAARISGTGSEIANRISHAFDFRGPSVAVDTSCSSALTALRQAVESLERGDCDAAVVGAVNLLLHPYHASVLRGLGLVAEVPAARALDADAGGWSPGEGAGALLLRRLGDARRDRDRVDGVVESAWVGHTGGTSRFGTPDAATLARSLAEAVRQAGVAPADVGYVECAASGAVLADAAEVEAVGRFFGPTAEGRRVPIGTLKPNLGHAEAASGLAQLTKVLLQLRHRRLVPTLVATTPNPLVDLDALPVRFVDRSQPWTGTPLRALVTAVGATGSVGHVVLRAEEDH, from the coding sequence ATGGACGAGCAGAGCGCCATTTCGGCCCGCCCGGATCCCGTGGAAACCGTGCTGGGCGTCCTGTCCGACGTGCTGCCACCCGGCACCGCCGTCGACGCCGACGTGCCGTTGCAGTCGCTGGGACTCAGCTCCCTCGCCGCCGCGCTGCTGCTGCTGGAGGTCGGCGGCGCGCTCGGTACGGAACTGCCGACCGACGCACTGCGCCGGTGCACGAACGCGCGCGAGTTGGCCGCCCTCGCCACCGGCGCCGCTCCGGCCGGCGGCGGGCTGCGCCCGGTGGTACGCCCGGAGCCGGACCTGCGGCACGAGCCGTTCCCGCTCACCCCGTTGCAGGAGGCGTACCTGCTGGCGAAGAGCACCGGGCAGACCGGATGTCACGTGTACCGCGAGTTCGACGTCGCCGACCTCGACCCGGACCGGTTGCGGGGAGCGTGGGCCCGGCTCGTCGAGCACCACGAGGCGCTGCGGCTGGTCCTCACGCCCGACGGGCGCCAGCGCGTCACCGAGCGGGCGCCGGCGTGGACGATGCCGGTCCACCAGGACGCGGCCGTCGTACGGCAGCGGCTCTCCCACCGCTGTTACACCCCCACGGTTGATCCACTGTGGACCATGGAGGTGACCCGGAACGCGGACGGTTCCGGGGTGCTGCACCTGAGCGTGGACGCGATGATCACCGACGGAGCCGGCCTGGAGCTGCTCGTCGAGCAGTTGTGGGGGCTCTACGACGACCCGGAATACCGCCTCCCGGACCCGGCCCACGGCCTGCGCGACCTCGGCATGGCGCTGGCCCGGCACCGCGACGCCCCCGGATACCGCGACGGCCTGGAGTACTGGGCCGACCGGCTGCGCGACCTGCCCCCCGGCCCCGGCCTGCCCGCGTCCGACGGGGAGCCCGGCACCACTCGGGTGCCGTACACGGCGGCGTTGACCGGACGTGAGTGGGACACGGTCACCTCCCTTGCCGGCGACCTCGGCGTCTCCCCGACCGCGCTGGTCCTCACCGTCTTCGCCGAGGCACTCCAGCGAAGTGCCGCGGATCCCCGGTGTTCGCTCGTGCTCACCACGAACAGCCGGCTCTGGTTGCCCGCGGACACGGCGAGCGTGGTGGGGCCGTTCACGTCCACCTCGGTGTTCGTCGCGGAGCCGACCACCGGCCTGCCACTCGCCGAGGCCGCACGGTCCGTGCACGATCGGCTGCGCCAGGACCTGGAGCACGGTGACGTGCCCGGCGTGGCGGCACTGCGCGAGCTGCGGTCCCGACGGCTGCCCCTACCGGCCGACCTGCCGGTGATCTTCACCAGCCTGCTGGACATCGGCGGCGGCGGGGCCGACGGGAGGTACGCGGTCAGCCAGACGACCGGCGTCACGCTCGATGCCCAGATCGCCGAACGCGACGGCGAGCTGCACGTACGGTGGGACGTCCTGGAGGGCGCGTTCCGGCCGGGTGTGGTGGCGGGGGCCTTCGCCTGGTTCGTCAACACGCTGCGCTGGCTCCGGCCCGTCGGGACCGACGGCGCCCGGCCGCTCAACGACCTGCAGCAGGCGTACTTCGTGGCCCGGATCACCGGCGGCACCGGGCCGTGGACCGGTTGCCAGGTCGTGCACGGCTTCGAGGTCGGCCGGATCGACCTGCCCCGCCTGGAAGCGGCCTGGCTGGGCCTGCTCGCCGCGTACGAGCCGCTGCGGACGGTCGTCACCCACGACGGGTCCCTGATCGTGCACGACGCCGTACCGGACCGGTGGCACATCCCCGTGACGGACGTTGCGGAGCAGGCCGAGCCGCAGCGGGACATGGTGAGCCGGGCGTACCCGCTCGGCCGGCTCCCGCAGGGCGAGTTGCGGGTCGGTGTGGACGGCGCAGGCTCGGCGACCGTGCACGTCACCGTGGACCTGCTGGTTGCCGACGGGCGCAGCATCCACCTCATGCTGCGCGAGCTGATGCGCCGCTACGCCGGCCCGGACGCGACGGTGCCGACCGCCGTACCGTCGCGTCTCCCGCAGGCGGCGCCGGACCCGCACGCCATGCGGTACTGGCGCGAACACCTGGCCGACCTGCCACCCGGCCCGTCGATCGGGACGACCAACGGGCCCCGACGGCGGCTCACCGCCCGGGTGCCGGGCTGGTCCCGGATCCGACGGCTGGCCCGGGAACGGGGGGTCGCTCTCGACGCGATCCTCCTGGCCGCGCTCACCGAGGCGCTCGGCACACACTTCCCGGACGATTTCGCGGTACCGCTGGTGCGCTGGACGCCACAGTCCGAGCCGTACCGGCCGGGGGAGCTGACCGCGCTGAGCTGGCTGCGGCGTGGTGAGCCGGGGGAGCCGCTGCTCGACCTCGCCGACCGTTACGACCGGCACCTCACCGCCGACGCGGCCGCGGACGGCGCGTCCGGTCTCGCCGAACTGCGCCGGCTGGTGCTGCGCCGGATGCGTGACGGCGGATCCGGCTACCCGGTCGTCTGTACCGGCCTGCTGGAACTCGCCGGCGCGCCGCTGCCCGACGGGGTGACCGCCGGGCCGTGGCTGACGTGTACGCCGGACGTGGCGCTGGACTGCATCGCCATCGACGAGGGCGACGACGAGCTGCGGCTGTTCTGGGACTGCACCGAGGGCGCGATCCCGGACCCCGCCCTGAACCGGATCTTCGACGCGTACCGGGCCGCGCTGACGGGCCTGGCCGAACTGTCCGACGTCGTTTACGGGTGGAACGACACCGCCGTGGAGTTCCCGCACGAGGGGCCGGTGCAGCTGGCGTTCGAGGCGCACGCGCGGGCCCGACCCGAGGCGGTCGCCGTACGCTGGCGCGGCGGCACCATGACCTACGCCGAGCTCAACACGGCCGCGAACCGCATCGCCGTACGGCTGCGCGCCGCGGGGGTCGGCGCCGAGTCCGTCGTCGGGATCAGCGTCGCCCGCGGGCCGATGATGGTCGCCGCCGTCTACGGCGTGCTCAAGGCCGGCGGCGCCTACCTGCCGGTCGAGCCGTCGATTCCGCCGGCACGGGCCGCGGCGATGCTGGCCGACGCGGGCGCGACCGCCCTCGTCACCACGTCCGACCTGGCACTGCACGCGTCCGACCTGATGCCGGCCGGGATCGCGGTGGTCCACGCCGACCGGATCGGCACCGCCGCCGTGCCGGACCCGGCACCCGTCACCGACGACCTGGCCACGGCGTACATCATCTTCACCTCGGGCAGCACCGGGCGACCGAAGGGTGTCGCGGTCACCCACCGGGCGGTGCACAACCTCCTGCACTGGGCCCGCCGGACGTTCCACTTCGGGCCGGACGACGTCGGACTGTGCGTGACGTCGCTCGGCTTCGACCTGTCCGTGTTCGACCTTCTCGGGCTGCTCTGCTTCGGCGCGTCGATCTACGTCGCGGACGAGGAGCAGCAGAAGGATCCGGCGCTGCTGCTCGACGTACTGCTGGACGAGCCGGTCTCGTTCTGGAACTCCGCGCCGACCACCCTGGCGCACGTCGTGCCGCTGACCGCGGCGCACCGGGGACGGCCCGGTACGACCGACCTGCGGCTGGTGTTCCTCAGCGGTGACTACATGCCGCTGGCGCTCCCCGACGACCTGCGCGCCTGCTTCACCGCCGCCGACGTCATCAACCTCGGCGGCGCCACCGAGGCCACGGTGTGGTCGAACTGGTTCCGGGTCGGTGCGGTCGACCCGGGGTGGCGCAGCATCCCGTACGGCCGACCGATCGACAACGCCCGGTACTACGTCCTCGACGGCGATCTGCGGCCCTGCCGGATCGGTGCGGAGGGCGATCTCTTCATCGCCGGCGAGGTGCTCAGCCTGGGCTACCGCAACCGGCCGGATCTCACCGAGGACCGGTTCGTACCGTGCCCGTTCGGGCCGCCCGGCGACCGGATGTACCGCACCGGGGACCGCGCGAGCTTCCTCCCCGACGGGAACATCACCTTCCTCGGCCGGTCCGACCACCAGGTGAAGATCCGCGGTTTCCGGGTGGAGCTCGGCGAGATCGAGCACCGGCTCCGGAGCCATCCGGAGGTGAAGGACGCGGTGGTCGTGGCGCGCGACGAGGGCGGCGAGCGCAAGGTGGTCGCCTACGTCCTGGCCGCCGGCGGTACCACACCGGGGGTACGCGAGCTGCGCGCCTTCGCCGCGCAGACGCTGCCCGACTACATGGTGCCGAACCATCTGGCGGTGCTCGACCAGTTCCCCGCCACGCCCAACGGCAAGCTCGACCGCGACCGGCTGCCCTGGCCGCTGACCACGGCGGCACCGGCCGCGTCACCGGGCGGGCAGAGCATCCGGCAGGCGCTCACCGACCTCGTCGGCGAGTTGCTCGGCGAGGCCGTCGATCCCGCTGCGGACCTGTGGGACCAGGGTGCCACGTCGTTCACCATGGTGCAGATGTCGATGCGGCTGCAGGAGCGGTTCGGCACCCGGGTGCCGGTGGCCGTGCTGCTCGAGAACCCGACCGTCGACGGCATCGCCGCCCACGTGTCCGGGGTGCCGGTCGGGACCGCCCCGGCCGCGTCGACACCGGACCCGGACCCGGAGACCGTCGACGTGCTCTCCCCCACCGCCCGCGCCGCCTTCGCCTCGGCCCGACGGGAGCTGCGGGACGACGGCGAGGCGGTACCGCTGCCCGACGAACACCCCGACGTACGGCAGTACCGGTGGCGGGGCACGAGACGTGACTTCCTCGACGGTACGGTGCCGTTCGCCGCGCTGGCGTCGCTGCTCGCCCTGCTGCGCCCGCTGCCCGACGGGGACCGGACGCGGCGCCTGTACCCGTCGGCCGGCGACACCTACGGTGTGCAGGTCTACGTCCACGTACCGGCGGACCGGGTCGCCGGGCTGCCGGCCGGGGTGTACTACTACCACCCCGACGAGCACACCCTGCGCCGCATCGGCGACGGCGACGGCCTGGACCGCTCCGCGCACTTCGTCTACAACCGGCCGATCTACGACCGGGCCGCCTTCGAGCTGTTCCTGGTCGGTCAGGAGAAGGCGATCCGCCCGTTGTACGGCGAGGACACCGAGCGGTACCTGGCGCTGGAGGCCGGCTACCTCGGCCAGTTGCTGATGAGTGCCCAGGCTGCCCGTGGGCTGGGCCTGTGCCCCGTCGGCGGGGTCGCCACGGCGCCGGTCCGCGCCGCCCTGCGGCTGGACCAGGGTCATGTGTTCCAGCAGGCCTTCCTGTGCGGACCGGCGACACACGAGGCACCCACGGGCAGGGCGCGCACGCCGTACCCGGAGGAGCCGGACGGGATCGCGGTGGTCGGGCTGGCCGGCCGCTACCCCGGCGCCGACGACGTGGCGGCCCTGTGGCGCAACCTCGACGCCGGCCACTGCGCGATCGCGGCGCCGCCACCCGGCCGCGGCGCCGGACCTCCCGGCGGCTACCTGCGCGACGTGGAGACCTTCGACAGCATGGTCTTCGGTATCGCACCGGCCGAGGCCGCCACCCTCGACCCGCAGGTGCGCCTCCTGCTGGAGGTCGTATGGGAGTGCCTGGAGGACGCCGGCCACACCGCCGGCTCGCTGGGGCGCGTCGGGGTGTTCGTCGGCGTGATGTGGCACGACCATCGCCTGGTCGGGACCGACCGGTGGCGCGAGGGCGGCGCGGCCCGCATCTCCGGCACCGGCTCGGAGATCGCCAACCGGATCTCCCACGCCTTCGACTTCCGTGGTCCGAGCGTCGCGGTCGACACCTCGTGCTCTTCCGCGCTGACCGCGCTGCGACAGGCCGTCGAGAGCCTCGAACGCGGCGACTGCGACGCCGCCGTGGTCGGCGCGGTCAACCTGCTGCTGCACCCGTACCACGCGTCGGTGCTACGGGGCCTGGGCCTGGTCGCCGAGGTGCCGGCGGCCCGTGCGCTGGACGCCGACGCGGGCGGCTGGTCGCCCGGTGAAGGCGCCGGTGCCCTGCTGTTGCGCCGGCTCGGCGACGCACGCCGGGACCGCGACCGGGTAGACGGGGTGGTGGAGAGCGCCTGGGTCGGGCACACCGGCGGGACGAGCCGTTTCGGCACCCCGGACGCGGCCACGCTGGCCCGGTCGCTGGCCGAGGCCGTGCGTCAGGCCGGGGTCGCGCCGGCCGACGTCGGGTACGTCGAGTGTGCGGCCTCCGGCGCGGTCCTGGCCGACGCCGCCGAGGTCGAGGCCGTCGGCCGGTTCTTCGGTCCGACCGCGGAGGGCCGCCGGGTGCCGATCGGTACGCTGAAGCCGAACCTGGGTCACGCGGAGGCCGCCTCCGGGCTCGCCCAGCTGACCAAGGTGCTGCTGCAGCTACGGCACCGCAGGCTCGTCCCCACCCTCGTCGCGACCACGCCGAATCCGCTGGTCGACCTCGACGCGCTGCCGGTACGGTTCGTGGACCGGTCGCAGCCGTGGACCGGCACTCCGTTGCGTGCCCTCGTCACCGCGGTCGGCGCGACCGGCTCGGTGGGGCACGTGGTGCTGCGAGCCGAGGAGGACCACTG
- a CDS encoding DUF6039 family protein, which yields MTTTSSPPFVLPTAQDQTSLAPDAILHSGNAGVIVERVGQLRAEFRSEARQFARELSEYLNTNYAGIISVFVYEETFGTKDRLHWLMHLKSLHAYETLIRMGSQDAGWRDIIMRQRIEPERGGGTWDRMFLDGALHETVLIPSAFGMYGTSEATPDSVNTDEGAATFVVPTAQLQTDVPIGEQLNSATCGILMHRTGELRYEFRAEGRAFARALCESWNRALAGHATIYLYEEAFGQSDRIHHFIHLKSLSSYYTLMGVRAMSDPATREVFTKQWIPQEKGGGGWERMFVQSSLADLSLTPQHWGMYATKTER from the coding sequence ATGACCACGACATCGAGCCCGCCGTTCGTGTTGCCGACGGCGCAGGATCAGACGTCGCTCGCCCCGGACGCGATCCTGCACTCGGGCAACGCCGGCGTGATCGTGGAACGGGTCGGGCAGTTGCGCGCCGAGTTCCGCTCCGAGGCCCGGCAGTTCGCCCGAGAGCTGTCGGAGTACCTCAACACGAACTACGCCGGCATCATCAGCGTGTTCGTCTACGAGGAGACGTTCGGGACGAAGGACCGGCTGCACTGGCTCATGCACCTCAAGTCCCTGCATGCCTACGAGACCCTGATCCGGATGGGCAGCCAGGACGCCGGCTGGCGGGACATCATCATGCGCCAGCGGATCGAGCCGGAGCGCGGCGGCGGCACCTGGGACCGCATGTTCCTCGACGGCGCCCTGCACGAGACGGTGCTCATCCCGTCGGCCTTCGGGATGTACGGCACCTCCGAGGCGACACCGGACTCGGTGAACACCGACGAGGGCGCCGCCACGTTCGTGGTCCCGACCGCCCAGTTGCAGACCGACGTACCGATCGGGGAACAGCTCAACTCCGCCACCTGCGGCATCCTCATGCACCGCACCGGCGAGCTGCGCTACGAGTTCCGCGCCGAGGGCCGGGCGTTCGCCCGCGCGCTCTGCGAGAGCTGGAACCGGGCGCTGGCCGGACACGCCACGATCTACCTGTACGAGGAGGCGTTCGGTCAGTCCGACCGCATCCACCACTTCATCCACCTCAAGTCGCTCAGCTCGTACTACACGCTGATGGGCGTCCGGGCGATGAGCGATCCCGCCACCCGCGAGGTGTTCACCAAGCAGTGGATCCCGCAGGAGAAGGGCGGCGGTGGGTGGGAGCGCATGTTCGTCCAGTCGAGCCTCGCTGATCTCTCGCTCACGCCGCAGCACTGGGGCATGTACGCCACCAAGACGGAGCGCTGA